In Ruania alkalisoli, the DNA window GCTCTTCTCGCCGGGGCGTCGATCGGCGTCGGTGTTCCTCCTGCTCGCTCTCCTGCTGCTGGGGGTGGCAGCCGGGTCTGGAGTGCGGGCCCGGCGGTTGCACGCTCTCGGACTCGTGGAGCGATATGAGGCGATGGCCCGCGATCGTGACAAGAGTGCGGCGCTCGCCCGCGCTGCCGAGCGGTCGCGCATCGCACGTGAAATGCACGATGTCGTCGCGCACAGCGTCTCGGTGATGGTCGCTCTTTCCGACGGCGCTGACAAGGCTCTTGAGCGTGCGCCGGACAGTTCACGCCAGGCCCTGCGTGAGCTTTCCAGTACTGGTCGGACGGCCTTGTCGGACATGCAGCGCGTGCTGGAGGTATTCGATCCCGACGATGCCGACGACGATGGGCACCCCGACCTGGCTGAAACTGCTGCGACTGACCTGCGTACCGTCGTCGAGAGGCTCCGCGTGGCCGGCCTTCCGGTCACGGCCTCTGGTCTGGAGACAGAGCTCCCGCAGGACACCTCACTGCGTCTGGCCGTGGTGCGCATCGTCTCCGAGAGCCTGACCAACGTGCTCCGGCACGCTCCCGGTGCTTCGTCCGTGGAGGTCACGCTGCGGCGCAGCGGCACGTTCGTCGAGGTGGAGATCATCGATTCCGGTGGCACACGGCCCGGCGCCGGCGGCACCGGGCGGGGTGTCGTCGGGATCCGTGAGCGGGTCGCGCTCCTGGGTGGCCATGCTGAGATCGGCCCGCGGACGGACGGAGGATGGCGTGTCGGCGTCGTCCTGCCGTCGACCGGTGGCCACGAGGGAGAACGCCGATGACGACAGTGCTGCTGGTGGACGATCAGGCTCTGGTGCGGATGGGCTTTCGGCTCGTCATCGAGACCGAGCCCGACCTCAAGGTGATCGGCGAGGCGTCGGATGGCAGGATCGCGCTTGAGCAGGTGGCGGCATTGTCGCCCGACATCGTGCTGATGGACATCCGGATGCCCGGCATGGGTGGAATCGAAGCCACACAGCGGCTGGCTGCGGAGCACCCGTCCACGCGGGTGCTCGTGCTGACCACCTTCGATGTCGATGAGTATGCGTTCGCCGCATTGCGCGCGGGAGCGAGTGGATTCCTCGCGAAGAACGCCCGCCCGGACGAGCTCGTCGAGGCGATCCGCACGGTGGCCTCAGGCAGCTCCGTCGTCGCACCGCGGCTGGTGCGCCGCATGCTCGACCTGTTCGCCGCGCACCTGCCCGCCGACACCGGTGCTGGTCACACCGAAGACGGACTCGATCCTCGCCTGCATGTCCTGACCCCACGAGAGCTCGACGTGCTGCGGTGCGTGGCGGAAGGGCTCTCCAACGCGGAGATCGCCGCGCGTCTGGTCCTCTCGGCTACGACGGTGAAGACCCACGTCGGCCGGATCCTGGCCAAGCTCGGCGTGCGCGATCGGGTGCAGGCGGTGATCGCAGCGTATGAGTATGGTCTCGTTGGCGTGGGGGAGGGCGACGGCGGACCTCACCCTGGCCTGCGCCCCATTGACTGAGGTCGTGAGGCCTCAGGGACTCCCACCAGCAGTGCCTCGGTCGGGAGCGTATGCCAGCCGGACAGTGACACGCAGCCCTCCGGGTGCACGTGCCGAGATGGCGAGCCGTCCGGCGTGCGCCTCGCAGATGCTGGCGACGATCGCCAGCCCGAGGCCCACCCCACCGCGCTGATCGTTGTGCAGGCGTTCGGTCGCCCGCTGAAACGGCTCGGTCAGCGTCGAGATCGCCTGCGGTGGCACTGGTTCCCCGGTGTTCTCCACCGTGAGCAGCACGGTGTCACGGTCGACGGCGGTGCTCACCCAGACCGAGCCGCCGGCGCCGTCGTTGTGCACGATCGCGTTGTGCACCAGATTGGTCACCAGCTGCAGCAGAAGGGTGGGGGAGCCGGCGGTCTGTGCCACCTCACCGGAGACGTCGAGGGCGATACCCCGTCGCTCGGCGAGAGGCAGCAATGTCTCGGTGGCTTCTTCGGCCAGCAATGAGAGGTCGACGCGCTCGCGGGCGAACGTCCGGCGACCAGCATGGCTGAGCACGAGCAGCGACTCGGTGAGGGTGATGGCTCGTGTATTCACCTCGTGCAGGCGTGCGATCAGCTGATCGACGTCACGGTCCGGATCTGCGCGGGTGGCCTCGAGCAGCGACTGCGTCGTGGCCAGGGGTGTGCGTAGTTCATGGGAGGCGTTCGCCGCGAACCGCTGCTGCTCCGCGACGTGCGCCTCCAGCCGTTCCAGCATCACATCGAAGGCGTCGGCGAGTTCATGGAACTCGTCGTTGCGCCCCTCCATCCGGATCCGGTGCGAGAGGGAGCCGGTCGAGGCGGCGCGGGTGGCACTGGTGATTCGCGCG includes these proteins:
- a CDS encoding sensor histidine kinase, whose amino-acid sequence is MTTRRTTGSLRLQGADSAAPLTQMQVQRRGPLGRLVAAHPRIADVALMVAVLLLGLLTVLFASQTVRGATGLGLYPREARASWLVPTAWLVGAAVGAVLLLARRARPLTVTVALCVLAVASLTSAGVLGVVGVCLACALYAVASDRPPRTTWLSCAAVFVTVSIAMWWWQDIGLAEILLWSDPIMTPTGDPVQQLPEPLFSPGRRSASVFLLLALLLLGVAAGSGVRARRLHALGLVERYEAMARDRDKSAALARAAERSRIAREMHDVVAHSVSVMVALSDGADKALERAPDSSRQALRELSSTGRTALSDMQRVLEVFDPDDADDDGHPDLAETAATDLRTVVERLRVAGLPVTASGLETELPQDTSLRLAVVRIVSESLTNVLRHAPGASSVEVTLRRSGTFVEVEIIDSGGTRPGAGGTGRGVVGIRERVALLGGHAEIGPRTDGGWRVGVVLPSTGGHEGERR
- a CDS encoding response regulator, with translation MTTVLLVDDQALVRMGFRLVIETEPDLKVIGEASDGRIALEQVAALSPDIVLMDIRMPGMGGIEATQRLAAEHPSTRVLVLTTFDVDEYAFAALRAGASGFLAKNARPDELVEAIRTVASGSSVVAPRLVRRMLDLFAAHLPADTGAGHTEDGLDPRLHVLTPRELDVLRCVAEGLSNAEIAARLVLSATTVKTHVGRILAKLGVRDRVQAVIAAYEYGLVGVGEGDGGPHPGLRPID
- a CDS encoding sensor histidine kinase, producing the protein MSVRVKLTLSYAGLVMIAGTLLLAVVWVFLLRYVPDGPIDTRGPFVPNRSDLERAFAPRIALAWVLLLVFGLAGGWLLAGRILAPLARITSATRAASTGSLSHRIRMEGRNDEFHELADAFDVMLERLEAHVAEQQRFAANASHELRTPLATTQSLLEATRADPDRDVDQLIARLHEVNTRAITLTESLLVLSHAGRRTFARERVDLSLLAEEATETLLPLAERRGIALDVSGEVAQTAGSPTLLLQLVTNLVHNAIVHNDGAGGSVWVSTAVDRDTVLLTVENTGEPVPPQAISTLTEPFQRATERLHNDQRGGVGLGLAIVASICEAHAGRLAISARAPGGLRVTVRLAYAPDRGTAGGSP